CCCTGATAGGCGCGTTGCACCGTAACCCGATCGAACAAATCCTGGGCCCGCGCGTTACCCAGCGCCGATTCATGGCGGAATACGATCAGCTTGCGCGTTGCCATCTCTCCCCGCGCGGCGGATCGGTCATGATCGAACATGCCGGTCAGGGCCTCCAACAGCAGTTCGAGGTCCGATTCCGAAAAACCTGTTCCCTTGACGGGATGCGATGCCAGGGGGGCGGAGATGTAGCCATGCATGCGATACAGCCCGTAAGGCACGATATGCTTGCGCCCCATTGTCCGGCCACCCTTGCTTTCGGCGTCGGCCTCGGTCGTGGCGGCCATGCGCGTGATGGCGATTTCCAGCGGCAGGACCGGCTCCACCGAACGGGCGAACGAAAACTGCACCGGCCCGCGTACCTGTCCCGAATTGACGCTGGTCGTCATCACCGCACCGAACGTCCTGATGTCCCAGAAATTGGTGCACATCCATCGTGTCAGGGCGCGTGCCTTGTCCTCGTCCTTCGGAAGGGTCTTGAAGGACTCGTCCTTGGTCACTTCAGGCATGATTGCGTTCCATGCCTTTCGGTGCTGCCTGTTCAGGGCCATCCCTTCGCTCATGTATATTTCGAATCCCGGCATGTCGGGCCGGGCCAGCGACACGTAGTTCCGGACCTTGCGTTTCAGCGCGACGTCGGACACCAGGCCCTGATTGGTTTCCGGGTCCAGGCGCGGCATGTTGCCGGCATCCGGGTCTCCATTCGGATTTCCGTTGGTAACGTCGAAGAACAGTACGAATTCATGGCGATTCTGCATGGCGGTCGCTTCAGTCATGGGTTGCATTGTCCTCGATGTCCTGCTCGTCGTCCTGCAAGGCGGTCTCGGCCATCCGGCCGCCAATCCTCTCCCGACGCTGGTGGTAATAGCCGATGGCGAATTCTCCCTGATGTTCCAGGGATAATGCGCGGGGCAGCACGTGGGGTCCGGACGGCGTGATGCGTCCGAAAATCTCGTCCAGTTCGCGTTCGATCACGCCGGCCCAACCGGGGGTCCGCTTGCGGACGTTCGACAGGTGGTTCTGGCTGTTGCGGATGATGACGGGAAAAATACTGGCCGGTGCGGCCGAGGCCGCGGCGAAGTATTTATCCCGCATTGTCGCTTTCACGCCTATGCCCAGCGCAGCCCGCTGCGCCAGTTCGTAAACGGCGAAGAGGCGGCCGAGTTGATACCCGATACTGGGGTAGTCCCGATTGAGGCTCACAGGAACATCTCCATTGTCCGAAGCATTTTTCGTCAGGCGTCGCCGGCGCTGCAGCACGGCACGCAGGGCGGCGGCATGCCAGCCCGTTGCCGGATCGTCGCCCGCGCGCAGCCGCATCAGGATCGCGGCCAGCCACGTTCGCGGATAGGGCGTGCCGGTCAGGATCGCACGCATGATTTCCCCGGCCAGTAGTGGCGGAATGTTGTCGTATTTGTCCTGTGCCGCCACGGTGCGCGCCAGCAGCAGGTTGACGGTGGGTGGACGCGACCACGGGGATGGCGCAATGCGGGTGTCCTCGTAATGCTCCGCCAGGCGATGGGCGAAGACATCCAGGCTATCCGACAACCAGAAACGCACCGACAGGCGTGCTGCGTTGGGCGACAGGCCCATAACGTAAAAACGTGTATCGGGTGGGATGTCCGGCCGTAATTGCGACAGGGGGCGGCCTTGGGCCAGCGCGGTCAGTTCCTCGCCGATCCGGCGCGCGGCATCCGCGTCCAGCAGGTTCGGCGCAATCGCCTCCTGAATCCACGCATCGGCCTTTTTCGCGACCTGCGCATCGCTGCCATCCGCCCAGAATATCACGGTCGCGTCCCCGATCGGCCGCCGGAGCCGGTTGGGCCCGTCGCGTGTCAGCAACCGGTTCAGCGCGGCCCCATAACGAAAGGCGGCC
This genomic stretch from Gluconacetobacter diazotrophicus PA1 5 harbors:
- the cas8c gene encoding type I-C CRISPR-associated protein Cas8c/Csd1 is translated as MTIQKRPGPLEALVDFYARMDDAEDPGWGREKFGWCVVIDAEGQPIDVLDQHDHDGRKPRPRLFLVPAAVKRASGIAPNFLWDKTSYVLGRTAGAGKRTAQEHEAFVAFNLKRMAETSDVGLVAFRRFLERWTPAQFDTPLFPAEMLDANIMFRLEGDRDYLHRRPAAQRLVEAALDNGHERQSFCLVTGQRAAPARLHPTIKGVEGAQTSGASLVSFNLDAFCSYDRKQGDNAPTSQAAAFRYGAALNRLLTRDGPNRLRRPIGDATVIFWADGSDAQVAKKADAWIQEAIAPNLLDADAARRIGEELTALAQGRPLSQLRPDIPPDTRFYVMGLSPNAARLSVRFWLSDSLDVFAHRLAEHYEDTRIAPSPWSRPPTVNLLLARTVAAQDKYDNIPPLLAGEIMRAILTGTPYPRTWLAAILMRLRAGDDPATGWHAAALRAVLQRRRRLTKNASDNGDVPVSLNRDYPSIGYQLGRLFAVYELAQRAALGIGVKATMRDKYFAAASAAPASIFPVIIRNSQNHLSNVRKRTPGWAGVIERELDEIFGRITPSGPHVLPRALSLEHQGEFAIGYYHQRRERIGGRMAETALQDDEQDIEDNATHD
- the cas7c gene encoding type I-C CRISPR-associated protein Cas7/Csd2 — its product is MTEATAMQNRHEFVLFFDVTNGNPNGDPDAGNMPRLDPETNQGLVSDVALKRKVRNYVSLARPDMPGFEIYMSEGMALNRQHRKAWNAIMPEVTKDESFKTLPKDEDKARALTRWMCTNFWDIRTFGAVMTTSVNSGQVRGPVQFSFARSVEPVLPLEIAITRMAATTEADAESKGGRTMGRKHIVPYGLYRMHGYISAPLASHPVKGTGFSESDLELLLEALTGMFDHDRSAARGEMATRKLIVFRHESALGNARAQDLFDRVTVQRAYQGSAHPIGSAAIDNWPPARAWGDYQVLIDRDAVPAGIEIIER